The Oceanispirochaeta sp. genome includes a window with the following:
- a CDS encoding carbohydrate ABC transporter permease — MIHSNFKRLGISIQKIIGKSVLYLVTGITSVLFVLPVFMVLNYSFKTKRELVVGNPLKLPETLQWDNYSYAFYRLDMLRSFTNTAFYTSVSVFIIAIVAGAAAWAIARNRGRFFKFSYIYFLIGILIPYQALFLPIYIIGYTMNLTNNAYGIIIMYVATGLSFGVFLMTSFMNTVPVELEEASFLDGCSIYRTYFSVVLPLLKPAVATLIIMQAFQIWNDYLLASLFVSKRSLTTLNVVLQSLFSQQSSDYSSAMAAIIISISPITILYISVQKYFIQGLTAGAVKG, encoded by the coding sequence ATGATTCACTCAAATTTTAAGAGACTGGGGATTTCAATCCAAAAGATCATCGGTAAATCGGTTCTCTATCTTGTGACCGGAATAACATCCGTGCTCTTTGTCCTTCCTGTTTTTATGGTTTTGAATTATTCCTTCAAAACAAAAAGAGAACTGGTTGTCGGGAACCCCCTCAAGCTTCCGGAAACCCTTCAATGGGACAATTATTCCTATGCCTTTTACCGCCTGGATATGCTAAGAAGTTTCACGAATACAGCGTTTTATACCTCTGTCTCCGTTTTCATTATCGCCATTGTTGCAGGGGCTGCCGCCTGGGCCATAGCCCGGAATAGAGGACGATTTTTCAAGTTTTCCTACATCTATTTTTTAATTGGAATACTAATTCCTTATCAGGCTCTTTTTCTTCCCATCTATATCATTGGTTACACCATGAATTTAACCAATAATGCCTATGGTATTATTATCATGTATGTTGCTACAGGGCTGTCTTTTGGTGTTTTTTTAATGACCAGTTTCATGAATACAGTGCCGGTGGAATTGGAAGAGGCCTCATTTTTAGATGGCTGTTCCATATACCGCACGTATTTTTCAGTTGTTCTGCCTCTACTCAAGCCGGCCGTTGCCACATTGATCATTATGCAGGCCTTTCAGATTTGGAACGATTATCTCTTGGCCAGTCTGTTTGTCAGTAAAAGGAGTCTTACCACTTTGAATGTCGTTCTCCAGTCTTTATTCTCCCAGCAGTCCAGTGATTATTCTTCCGCCATGGCCGCTATTATCATTTCTATTTCCCCCATAACCATTCTCTATATTTCTGTACAGAAATATTTTATTCAGGGACTCACTGCGGGTGCGGTAAAGGGGTAG